The proteins below come from a single Candidatus Polarisedimenticolia bacterium genomic window:
- a CDS encoding KpsF/GutQ family sugar-phosphate isomerase, producing the protein MSLDIARRVLKEEAEAIQALIPRLGPSFETAVTILASCAGRVVVSGMGKSGLIGAKIAATLASTGTPSLFLHPADAIHGDLGMVAPGDVVLGLSSSGETEEIVRMVEFLKRLGVPLIALTGSVESTLARHSQVVLDVGVVREAGPLGLVPTASTTAALAMGDALAVALLERKGFTARDFARYHPGGRIGRNILTVENLMHPRATCPVVAETASLVDAVREISAKKLGMTCVESKDGTLAGVITDGDLRRCLERGVDLLAQRARDCMTASPVSISRLETAARALHLLETRKITSLVVLSEDRRLEGILHIHDLWRTQLF; encoded by the coding sequence TTGAGCCTGGATATTGCCCGCAGAGTCCTGAAGGAGGAGGCCGAGGCCATCCAGGCGCTGATCCCGCGCCTCGGCCCGTCCTTCGAAACCGCCGTGACAATCCTTGCTTCCTGCGCCGGCAGGGTGGTGGTGAGCGGCATGGGAAAGTCGGGGCTCATCGGCGCAAAGATTGCGGCCACTCTGGCGAGCACTGGAACACCGTCGCTGTTCCTGCATCCGGCCGATGCCATCCATGGCGACCTCGGGATGGTGGCCCCCGGAGACGTGGTTCTCGGACTTTCCTCCAGCGGAGAGACCGAAGAAATCGTGCGTATGGTGGAATTCCTCAAGCGCTTGGGGGTGCCACTCATCGCCCTCACCGGCAGCGTCGAGTCGACCCTGGCTCGGCACAGCCAGGTCGTCCTGGATGTCGGCGTGGTGCGCGAGGCGGGGCCGTTGGGGCTGGTACCCACAGCCAGCACCACCGCCGCGCTGGCGATGGGCGACGCCCTGGCCGTCGCGCTCCTGGAAAGGAAGGGCTTCACGGCGCGGGACTTCGCCCGCTATCACCCGGGCGGCCGCATCGGGAGGAATATCCTGACCGTCGAGAACCTGATGCATCCGCGCGCGACCTGTCCGGTGGTCGCGGAAACGGCCTCTCTGGTCGATGCGGTGCGCGAAATTTCCGCCAAAAAGCTTGGAATGACCTGCGTCGAATCGAAGGACGGAACCCTGGCGGGGGTAATCACGGACGGCGATCTGCGCCGCTGCCTGGAGCGAGGCGTCGATCTCCTCGCGCAGCGGGCGCGCGACTGCATGACGGCTTCGCCCGTCTCGATTTCAAGGCTGGAGACGGCGGCGCGCGCGCTGCACCTCCTCGAGACCCGGAAAATAACTTCCCTCGTGGTACTGTCGGAGGAT
- the kdsA gene encoding 3-deoxy-8-phosphooctulonate synthase produces the protein MASPAAPEVSLSPGIVVGEGRVPLLIAGPCVIEGEGPTLALARALKEQSAAAGIPLVFKASFDKANRSALGSFRGPGLKEGLRILDRIKRETGLPVLSDIHEIEQAETAATVLDILQIPAFLCRQTDLLVAAARTGLPVNVKKGQFLSPWEMKNVVEKLVSSGATRILLTERGSSFGYQNLVVDFRSIPVMRELGFPVIFDATHSVQRPGALGSSSGGDRQFIETLARAAIAAGADGIFVEVHEDPAKALSDGANALPLARLPALLRDVRQLAAVVGRES, from the coding sequence ATGGCGAGCCCCGCCGCCCCGGAGGTCTCGCTCTCGCCTGGAATCGTCGTGGGCGAAGGCCGGGTTCCGCTGCTGATTGCGGGGCCCTGCGTCATCGAGGGGGAAGGCCCAACCCTGGCGCTGGCCCGCGCCCTCAAGGAGCAATCCGCCGCCGCCGGCATCCCCCTCGTCTTCAAGGCGAGCTTCGACAAGGCGAATCGCAGCGCCCTCGGCTCCTTCCGGGGGCCGGGCCTGAAGGAAGGGCTGCGCATCCTGGACCGGATCAAGCGCGAGACAGGCTTGCCGGTCCTGTCCGACATTCATGAGATAGAGCAGGCCGAGACTGCCGCGACGGTACTCGACATACTGCAGATTCCCGCTTTCCTCTGCCGCCAGACGGACCTGCTGGTGGCCGCGGCGCGCACCGGATTGCCGGTGAACGTCAAGAAAGGCCAGTTCCTCTCTCCATGGGAAATGAAGAACGTCGTGGAGAAGCTGGTGTCCTCGGGAGCGACGAGGATCCTGCTCACGGAGCGGGGGAGCTCATTCGGCTACCAGAACCTGGTGGTCGACTTTCGGTCCATTCCGGTGATGAGGGAGCTCGGGTTTCCTGTCATTTTCGATGCGACCCATTCGGTGCAGCGTCCCGGAGCGCTGGGCAGCTCCTCCGGGGGCGATCGGCAATTCATCGAGACGCTGGCTCGCGCTGCCATCGCCGCCGGGGCCGATGGGATATTCGTGGAGGTCCATGAGGACCCGGCAAAGGCCCTCTCGGACGGCGCCAACGCCCTGCCGCTCGCGAGGCTCCCGGCCCTTCTCCGGGACGTTCGCCAGCTCGCGGCCGTCGTAGGGAGAGAATCTTGA
- a CDS encoding CTP synthase — protein sequence MPTKTIFITGGVVSSLGKGLAAASIGRLMESRGFSVTLQKFDPYLNVDPGTMSPYQHGEVYVTEDGTETDLDLGHYERFTSALTSRDHNYTTGKIYESIINKERRGDYLGATVQVIPHVTDEIKEAIRKISKGVDIQIVEIGGTVGDIESLPFLEAIRQFRLEVGRTNAVFIHLTLVPFIGAVGELKTKPTQHSVRELRAIGIQPDILLCRTDRILPKEIKKKIALFCNVSEEAVITAKDVESIYEVPLILAREGLDAILLKQLDLPYRDKSMDDWVRAVETIKNPGAETNIALVGKYVEYEDSYKSLTEALGHGGLANKARVNIRWIEAEGMENEALRQELASMDGILVPGGFGIRGVAGMIHAIRFAREKKFPFFGICLGLQCAVIEFARNVCGMADADSTEFNPDSSRKVIYKLRELEGVESMGANMRLGRYPCLLEAGSFAQRAYGVKEISERHRHRYEVNRGLAEDLVKRGLKITGLSPDGRFVEIVELGDHPWFLACQFHPEFKSKLLSPHPLFRDFIAACLRHRSQKR from the coding sequence ATGCCGACCAAGACCATCTTCATCACGGGAGGGGTGGTTTCCTCCCTGGGGAAAGGGCTGGCCGCCGCCTCGATAGGCCGGCTGATGGAAAGCCGCGGGTTCAGCGTGACCCTGCAGAAGTTCGACCCCTATCTGAACGTGGATCCGGGGACCATGAGCCCTTATCAGCATGGCGAGGTCTATGTCACGGAGGACGGCACCGAGACCGACCTCGATCTCGGACACTACGAGCGCTTCACCTCCGCCCTGACCTCGCGTGATCACAACTACACCACGGGCAAGATCTACGAGTCGATCATCAACAAGGAGCGGCGCGGCGACTACCTGGGAGCCACGGTCCAGGTGATCCCGCACGTCACCGACGAGATCAAGGAAGCGATTCGCAAGATTTCGAAGGGCGTCGACATCCAGATCGTTGAGATCGGCGGCACGGTCGGAGACATCGAGTCGCTGCCTTTCCTCGAAGCCATCCGGCAGTTCCGTCTCGAGGTCGGCCGGACCAATGCCGTCTTCATCCACTTGACCCTTGTCCCCTTCATCGGCGCGGTGGGAGAGCTCAAGACCAAGCCGACACAGCACTCGGTGCGGGAGCTGCGGGCCATCGGAATCCAGCCCGACATCCTGCTGTGCCGGACGGATCGAATCCTCCCCAAGGAGATCAAGAAGAAGATCGCCCTCTTCTGCAACGTGTCCGAAGAAGCGGTCATCACGGCGAAAGACGTCGAGTCGATCTACGAGGTCCCGCTGATCCTGGCGCGCGAAGGTCTCGATGCCATCCTCCTCAAGCAACTCGACCTTCCCTACCGCGACAAGAGCATGGACGACTGGGTCCGGGCGGTCGAGACCATCAAGAACCCCGGCGCCGAGACGAACATCGCCCTGGTGGGGAAATACGTCGAGTACGAGGACTCCTACAAGAGCCTCACCGAGGCGCTCGGGCACGGCGGCCTCGCCAACAAGGCGCGGGTGAACATCCGGTGGATCGAAGCGGAGGGGATGGAGAACGAGGCGCTGCGCCAGGAGCTGGCATCGATGGACGGGATTCTGGTCCCTGGAGGATTCGGCATCCGCGGCGTGGCGGGGATGATTCACGCGATCCGCTTCGCCCGCGAGAAGAAATTCCCCTTCTTCGGAATCTGCCTGGGCCTGCAGTGCGCCGTGATCGAGTTCGCGCGCAACGTCTGCGGCATGGCCGATGCCGACAGCACTGAATTCAACCCCGATTCCTCGAGGAAGGTCATCTACAAGCTGCGGGAGCTGGAGGGCGTGGAGAGCATGGGAGCCAACATGCGGCTCGGACGCTATCCCTGCCTGCTGGAGGCCGGGTCCTTCGCGCAGCGCGCTTACGGCGTCAAGGAGATTTCCGAGCGCCACCGGCACCGCTACGAAGTCAATCGGGGCCTGGCCGAAGACCTGGTGAAGCGCGGCCTGAAGATCACCGGCCTCTCGCCCGACGGGCGCTTCGTGGAGATCGTCGAGCTGGGCGATCACCCCTGGTTCCTGGCCTGTCAGTTCCACCCCGAGTTCAAGTCGAAGCTGCTCTCCCCCCATCCGCTGTTCCGGGACTTCATCGCCGCGTGCCTGCGGCATCGCTCCCAGAAGCGCTGA
- the kdsB gene encoding 3-deoxy-manno-octulosonate cytidylyltransferase, giving the protein MQAIGVIPARYASVRFPGKPLADLGGKPLVEHVYRRGRMARTLDRLLVATDDERILRAVQDFGGEAVLTSPEHATGTDRLAEVARGHTADLYVNIQGDEPLVDSRDIDALVECLRSEPEVEMATLRRIIEEERDLSSPHVVKVVADASGRALYFSRSPIPYRREDTGVGVYRHLGLYGYRRDLLLEFARTPSGGLERAEGLEQLRVLEMGRRIRVLDACGVSIGVDVPEDLERVRALLNDAVH; this is encoded by the coding sequence CTGCAAGCGATCGGCGTCATTCCCGCGCGTTATGCATCGGTCCGGTTCCCGGGCAAGCCCCTGGCGGACCTCGGGGGAAAGCCGCTCGTCGAGCACGTATATCGCAGGGGCAGGATGGCCAGGACCCTCGACCGGCTGCTGGTTGCGACGGATGACGAGAGGATTCTGAGGGCGGTGCAGGATTTCGGGGGAGAGGCGGTGCTGACCTCCCCGGAGCATGCGACGGGGACGGATCGGCTGGCCGAGGTGGCGCGCGGGCATACGGCCGACCTCTACGTCAACATCCAGGGGGACGAGCCCCTGGTGGACAGCCGGGACATCGACGCGCTGGTCGAATGCCTGCGCAGCGAGCCGGAGGTGGAAATGGCCACGCTCCGCCGGATAATCGAGGAGGAACGCGACCTGAGCAGCCCCCACGTCGTGAAAGTGGTCGCCGATGCCTCCGGACGGGCCCTGTATTTTTCCCGTTCTCCGATTCCCTATCGGAGGGAAGACACCGGGGTCGGGGTCTACCGGCACCTCGGACTTTACGGCTATCGCCGCGATCTGCTGCTCGAATTCGCGCGCACGCCTTCGGGCGGGCTGGAGCGCGCCGAAGGCCTCGAGCAGCTGCGGGTCCTGGAGATGGGGCGGCGCATCCGCGTGCTCGACGCCTGCGGAGTTTCCATCGGGGTCGACGTGCCGGAAGACCTGGAGCGCGTGCGTGCCCTTCTGAATGACGCGGTGCACTGA
- a CDS encoding ABC transporter ATP-binding protein: MMPSPIETHHLGRRFRRRRSLGQLFSGAKKPLETWALRDVSLEVAEKSIFGLLGPNGAGKTTLLKILSGLILPTEGTARVGGHDVAHAEAAVKRLLGYVSSDERSFFWRLTGRQNLAFFGSLYEGHGEALRERIQYLLARLELTGQGDQPFGEYSSGMKQRLSLARALLHDPPIMLLDEPTRSLDPISAKHLRRFIGEELNGRDGKTLVLATHNLQEAEQLCSKVAVLSRGKVLGSGSIEEMPAWGQGKESYVLVLSGIAGIPEEVQDGLVLTPLPGGRLRVAGEFGRDGAKLSALLEAVLRLRGRIVSCSRTESTLQQVFDRIEEGQG, from the coding sequence ATGATGCCCTCACCCATCGAAACCCACCATCTCGGCAGGCGCTTCCGGCGTCGCCGCTCGCTCGGCCAGCTCTTCTCCGGAGCCAAGAAGCCGCTCGAAACCTGGGCGTTGCGCGACGTCAGCCTGGAGGTCGCCGAGAAATCGATCTTCGGGCTTCTCGGTCCGAATGGCGCGGGCAAGACCACGCTGCTGAAGATCCTCTCGGGCCTGATCCTCCCCACCGAGGGCACCGCACGGGTCGGCGGACATGACGTGGCGCATGCCGAAGCCGCCGTGAAGAGACTGCTGGGATACGTCTCCTCGGACGAGCGGAGCTTTTTTTGGAGGTTGACCGGGCGTCAGAACCTGGCATTCTTCGGGAGCCTGTACGAAGGTCACGGCGAGGCGCTGCGCGAACGGATCCAGTACCTGCTCGCGCGCCTGGAGCTCACCGGGCAAGGTGATCAGCCGTTCGGAGAATACTCTTCCGGAATGAAGCAACGGCTGTCGCTCGCGAGGGCGCTGCTGCACGACCCGCCCATAATGCTCCTCGACGAGCCGACCCGCAGCCTCGATCCGATCTCCGCGAAGCACCTCCGTCGCTTCATCGGAGAGGAGCTGAATGGCCGGGACGGGAAGACTCTGGTGCTGGCGACCCACAACCTGCAGGAGGCGGAGCAGCTCTGCTCCAAGGTCGCGGTGCTCTCCCGCGGGAAGGTCCTCGGGTCGGGGAGCATCGAGGAGATGCCGGCATGGGGGCAGGGCAAGGAGTCGTATGTCCTGGTGCTTTCCGGAATCGCCGGCATCCCCGAAGAAGTTCAGGATGGGCTGGTGCTCACCCCGCTGCCCGGAGGACGGCTGCGGGTCGCCGGCGAGTTCGGCCGTGACGGCGCTAAGCTCTCGGCCCTCCTCGAGGCCGTCCTTCGGCTGCGCGGTCGAATCGTCTCCTGCAGCCGGACCGAGTCGACCCTGCAGCAGGTATTCGATCGCATCGAGGAGGGACAGGGATGA
- a CDS encoding ABC transporter permease translates to MKRLRAMLAFLRKDLLEEMSYRTAFVLQLGGILLTVSLWYLIANWLTLPEKNSLPDLPGVPYFAYLLVGLAFWQYLGSALNSFASKLRAEQLTGTLEAMLITPTPIPVLILSSALWDFVMTSFRVILYLGLGVVFGIQLRFDSLLAFLVILLLTILAFSGIGILSAAFILYLKRGDPINFLITSASALFGGVFLPTHALPASLAGVGRFLPITYALNGIRRSLLTGTRLPELMPEVTALVIFVVLLLPLGIAGFSLAVRKARAEGNLAQY, encoded by the coding sequence ATGAAGCGGCTGAGGGCCATGCTCGCGTTCCTGCGCAAGGACCTTCTCGAGGAGATGAGCTACCGGACGGCTTTCGTCCTGCAGCTGGGCGGCATCCTGCTCACGGTCAGCCTCTGGTATCTGATCGCCAACTGGCTGACCCTCCCTGAAAAAAACTCGCTTCCGGATCTTCCCGGCGTTCCGTATTTCGCCTACCTCCTGGTCGGACTCGCTTTCTGGCAATACCTCGGATCCGCCCTGAACAGCTTTGCCTCGAAGCTCCGGGCGGAGCAGCTGACGGGCACCCTGGAGGCGATGCTGATCACGCCCACGCCGATCCCGGTCCTCATTCTCTCCTCCGCCCTGTGGGATTTCGTGATGACCTCCTTCCGGGTCATCCTCTACCTCGGGCTCGGGGTCGTCTTCGGAATCCAGCTGCGCTTCGACAGCCTGCTGGCCTTCCTCGTGATCCTGCTCCTGACCATTCTGGCTTTCTCGGGGATCGGGATCCTCTCCGCCGCCTTCATCCTCTACCTGAAGCGCGGCGACCCGATCAACTTCCTCATCACCAGCGCCTCAGCGCTGTTCGGCGGCGTTTTCCTGCCGACGCACGCCCTGCCCGCTTCGCTCGCGGGTGTCGGCCGATTCCTGCCGATTACCTACGCCCTGAACGGCATCCGCCGCTCGCTGTTGACCGGCACGCGGCTCCCGGAGCTGATGCCTGAGGTCACCGCCCTGGTGATCTTCGTGGTCCTGCTGCTTCCCCTGGGGATCGCCGGTTTTTCCCTGGCAGTCCGCAAGGCGCGGGCCGAGGGCAACCTGGCGCAATACTGA
- the icd gene encoding isocitrate dehydrogenase (NADP(+)): MLKFQKLNLPAEGQRITVEDGKVKVPSHPIVPFIEGDGTGPDLWRAARPVFEAAVDKAYGGKRRIAWFEVFAGEKARERYGEWLPADTLEAINAYVVAIKGPLTTPIGGGYRSINVSLRQQLDLYACIRPVRYFEGVPSPVKRPMDLDVVIFRENTEDVYAGIEWRDGTEKCRKVISFLNREMGTDIPEEAALGVKVSSPKASKRLVRKAIRYAIEKQKESVTFVHKGNIMKYTEGGFKEWGYQVAREEFADYVVIEEDMKKSGAAAPSRSKVVIKDRIADSMFQQLLTRPKEYSVLATPNLNGDYLSDAAAAQAGGLGMAPGANIGDAVALFEATHGSAPTYAGLDKVNPGSLILSGAMMFEYLGWLEVTDLIVEGVRRAIQKGRVTYDLARQLEGATEVKCSEFGQAIVAEMRSS; the protein is encoded by the coding sequence ATTTTGAAGTTCCAGAAGCTCAATCTTCCGGCCGAAGGACAGCGCATCACGGTGGAGGACGGCAAGGTCAAGGTGCCGAGCCATCCTATCGTCCCTTTCATCGAAGGCGACGGCACCGGACCCGATCTCTGGCGCGCCGCCCGCCCGGTGTTCGAGGCGGCGGTCGACAAGGCCTACGGTGGCAAGCGGCGCATCGCCTGGTTCGAGGTGTTCGCGGGAGAAAAGGCGCGGGAACGTTACGGCGAGTGGCTGCCGGCCGATACTCTCGAGGCCATCAACGCCTACGTGGTGGCGATCAAGGGTCCGCTGACGACGCCCATCGGAGGTGGGTACCGCAGCATCAATGTCTCGCTCCGGCAGCAGCTGGATCTCTACGCCTGCATCCGGCCGGTGCGCTACTTCGAGGGAGTTCCCTCGCCGGTCAAGCGCCCGATGGATCTGGACGTGGTCATTTTCCGCGAGAACACGGAGGATGTCTATGCGGGGATCGAATGGCGGGACGGCACCGAGAAGTGCCGCAAAGTGATCTCCTTCCTGAATCGCGAGATGGGGACCGACATTCCGGAGGAGGCGGCCCTGGGCGTCAAGGTCTCCAGCCCGAAGGCAAGCAAGCGCCTCGTCCGCAAGGCCATCCGCTACGCGATCGAGAAGCAGAAGGAGAGCGTCACCTTCGTGCACAAGGGGAACATCATGAAGTACACGGAGGGAGGCTTCAAGGAGTGGGGCTACCAGGTTGCCCGTGAGGAGTTCGCCGACTACGTCGTCATCGAAGAGGACATGAAGAAGTCGGGCGCGGCCGCCCCGTCCCGCAGCAAGGTGGTCATCAAGGATCGGATCGCCGATTCGATGTTCCAGCAGCTCCTCACCCGACCGAAAGAGTACAGCGTGCTGGCCACTCCCAATCTCAACGGCGATTACCTCTCCGACGCGGCCGCGGCCCAGGCGGGAGGCCTCGGGATGGCCCCGGGCGCCAACATCGGCGACGCGGTGGCGCTGTTCGAGGCGACCCACGGCAGCGCGCCCACCTACGCCGGGCTGGACAAGGTGAATCCCGGCTCCCTCATCCTGTCGGGCGCCATGATGTTCGAGTACCTCGGCTGGCTCGAGGTCACCGACCTGATTGTCGAAGGCGTGCGGCGGGCCATCCAGAAGGGGCGGGTGACCTACGATCTGGCGCGACAGTTGGAAGGTGCGACGGAAGTGAAGTGCTCCGAGTTTGGCCAGGCGATCGTCGCCGAGATGCGGTCCTCCTAA
- the mdh gene encoding malate dehydrogenase: MRNKVTVVGAGNVGASAAQRIAEKHLADVVLIDVIDGIPQGKALDLWESAPVEGFDCRLLGTGSYDDTAGSDVVVITAGLARKPGMSRDDLLFKNYEIVKGVTEEIVRHSPKAILVVVTNPLDAMAQTALKVSGFPKQRVVGMAGVLDSARFRSFIAEALDVSVENVHAMVLGGHGDTMVPLPRFATIAGIPLPLLMPGEKIDRLVERTRNGGAEIVAYLKTGSAYYAPSSAIVEMVDSILRDRKKILPCAVYLEGEFGIHGLYVGVPAKLGRGGVEAVIDLPLSEAEKTALSGSAEAVRELVEKLKL; this comes from the coding sequence ATGCGGAACAAGGTCACGGTGGTCGGCGCGGGAAACGTGGGTGCCTCGGCGGCCCAGCGCATCGCAGAGAAGCACCTCGCGGACGTGGTCCTGATCGACGTCATCGACGGAATTCCGCAGGGCAAGGCGCTGGATCTCTGGGAATCGGCCCCGGTCGAGGGATTCGACTGCCGGCTGCTGGGCACGGGGAGCTACGACGATACCGCGGGATCGGACGTGGTGGTGATCACCGCGGGGCTGGCCCGCAAGCCGGGCATGAGCCGCGACGATCTCCTCTTCAAGAACTACGAGATCGTCAAGGGAGTCACCGAGGAGATCGTCCGGCACTCGCCGAAGGCGATCCTGGTGGTGGTCACCAACCCCCTGGATGCCATGGCGCAGACGGCGCTCAAGGTCTCGGGTTTTCCCAAGCAGCGCGTGGTGGGGATGGCGGGAGTGCTGGATTCGGCGCGCTTCCGCTCCTTCATCGCGGAGGCCCTCGACGTGTCGGTGGAGAACGTGCACGCCATGGTCCTGGGCGGCCATGGAGACACCATGGTGCCCCTGCCGCGCTTCGCCACGATCGCAGGGATCCCGCTGCCGCTGCTGATGCCGGGCGAGAAGATCGACCGTCTGGTGGAGCGTACCCGCAACGGCGGGGCCGAGATCGTCGCCTATCTCAAGACGGGCAGCGCCTATTACGCCCCCTCCTCGGCCATCGTGGAAATGGTCGATTCAATCCTGCGCGACCGGAAGAAGATCTTGCCGTGCGCCGTGTATCTCGAAGGGGAATTTGGAATCCACGGACTGTACGTCGGAGTGCCCGCCAAGCTGGGCCGCGGCGGCGTGGAGGCGGTGATCGACCTCCCGCTCAGCGAGGCCGAGAAGACGGCGCTGAGCGGCTCGGCAGAGGCGGTGCGCGAACTGGTCGAGAAGCTGAAGCTCTAA
- the dacB gene encoding D-alanyl-D-alanine carboxypeptidase/D-alanyl-D-alanine-endopeptidase: MPRANVSLRRMLPVAALIGLMLQDGATSAGPLAAAPAPQSLASRIRSVLTSGCLDPSKTGVQVISLKDGSEVYAQNADAALKPASNQKLFTSAAALALLKPDYVFPTVFYSTKAVRDGVLDADLYVKGFGAPDLVGEFWWLMVQELSRQGLKEIRGDLIADDTYFDAEERPKVWPETVPDDSWVNAPVGALSFNYDVVTVRVRPGPAAGSRPTVELIPLGSYFKVSNRAVTKAGTSRLVVGRGFRQGMNTIEVSGSIRAGSGPIEVTKGVEDPALYALAGFRELATRQGIVIRGATRKAATPPEALELFRFESKPLATIIRDMNKHSNNFIAETLLKTLGAEFVGVPGTTEKGLEVLREFLSRIGVTGSEISLADGSGLSHQNRTTARALVQTLRAMHDDFELWPEFLASLPIAGVDGTLQRRFRAEDLLRKVRAKTGKIAGVTSLSGYAVNEAGETFAFSIVLNDYRCGTETIKRLTDRVCSALVESGVPGTSPPTATGFTPPPPR; the protein is encoded by the coding sequence CCGCTCGCCGCCGCACCGGCGCCCCAGAGTCTCGCGTCACGCATCCGCTCGGTCCTCACCTCCGGCTGCCTGGACCCGTCGAAGACCGGCGTGCAGGTGATCTCCCTCAAAGACGGATCCGAAGTCTACGCGCAGAACGCGGATGCGGCGCTCAAGCCCGCCTCCAATCAGAAGCTCTTCACGTCCGCCGCGGCGCTGGCGCTGCTCAAGCCCGACTACGTCTTCCCGACCGTCTTCTACTCCACCAAAGCGGTCCGCGACGGGGTGCTCGACGCCGACCTGTATGTCAAAGGCTTCGGCGCTCCGGATCTGGTGGGAGAGTTCTGGTGGCTCATGGTGCAGGAGCTGTCCCGCCAGGGATTGAAGGAGATTCGCGGCGACCTGATCGCCGACGACACCTACTTCGACGCGGAAGAGCGGCCCAAGGTCTGGCCGGAGACCGTTCCCGACGACTCCTGGGTCAACGCGCCGGTGGGGGCCCTCTCCTTCAACTACGACGTCGTGACCGTCCGGGTGAGACCCGGTCCCGCGGCGGGGTCGCGACCGACGGTCGAGCTCATCCCTCTCGGCTCCTATTTCAAGGTCAGCAATCGCGCCGTGACCAAAGCGGGCACCTCCCGGCTCGTCGTGGGCCGCGGCTTCCGCCAGGGAATGAACACCATCGAAGTTTCGGGATCGATCCGGGCCGGGAGCGGACCGATCGAGGTCACGAAAGGGGTGGAGGATCCGGCGCTCTACGCGCTGGCCGGATTCAGGGAGCTGGCGACCCGGCAGGGGATCGTAATTCGGGGCGCCACGCGCAAGGCGGCGACGCCGCCCGAAGCGCTCGAGCTCTTCCGTTTCGAGTCGAAGCCTCTGGCCACCATCATCCGAGACATGAACAAGCACAGCAACAATTTCATTGCCGAGACGCTGCTCAAGACCCTGGGAGCGGAGTTCGTGGGAGTCCCCGGCACGACCGAGAAAGGGCTGGAGGTGCTGCGGGAGTTTCTCTCGCGCATCGGCGTGACGGGAAGCGAGATCTCGCTGGCCGACGGATCGGGCCTTTCGCACCAGAATCGCACGACCGCCCGCGCCCTGGTGCAGACTCTGCGTGCCATGCACGACGACTTCGAGCTGTGGCCCGAGTTTCTCGCTTCCCTGCCGATTGCCGGGGTGGACGGAACCCTGCAGCGCCGCTTTCGTGCCGAAGACCTGCTCCGAAAGGTACGCGCCAAGACGGGCAAGATTGCCGGGGTGACCAGCCTGTCGGGCTACGCGGTGAACGAGGCGGGAGAGACTTTCGCCTTCTCGATCGTGCTGAACGACTATCGCTGCGGCACCGAGACCATCAAGCGGCTCACGGATCGCGTCTGCTCGGCGCTGGTCGAGAGCGGGGTCCCCGGAACGTCGCCGCCTACCGCGACGGGATTCACTCCTCCGCCGCCCCGGTAG